The proteins below are encoded in one region of Syngnathus acus chromosome 2, fSynAcu1.2, whole genome shotgun sequence:
- the pcid2 gene encoding PCI domain-containing protein 2 isoform X1, translated as MAHITINQYLQQAYEAIDNQKGTLCAELLSFKHPHVANPRLQLANPEDKCQQVLEPPYDEMVAAHLRCTYAVANHDFVEAYKFQTIVVQSFLRAFQSHKEENWALPVMFTVTLDLRIFANNAEQQLQQKGKGQPGEMLEKAAEQLMSCFRVCASDNRAGIEDSKKWGMMFLSNQLFKIYFKINKLHLCKPLIRAIDSSNLKNDYSPAQKVTYKYYVGRKAMFDSDFKPAEEFLSFSFRHCHRASQKNKRMILIYLLPVKMLLGHMPTLQLLEKYDLLQFAQVTKAVSDGNLLLLNETLSKHETFFIRCGIFLILEKLKIITYRNLFKKVYLLLKTHQLPLDTFLVALKMMKVEDVDVDEVQCILANLIYMGHIKGYISHQHQKLVVSKQNPFPSLSSIS; from the exons ATGGCTCACATCACTATCAACCAGTATCTCCAACAG GCATATGAAGCTATTGACAACCAGAAGGGGACACTCTGTGCTGAGCTGCTTTCCTTTAAACACCCCCACGTAGCCAACCCCCGACTCCAG ttGGCCAATCCAGAGGACAAATGTCAACAGGTTCTTGAGCCGCCGTACGACGAGATGGTGGCTGCTCATCTCAG GTGTACATATGCAGTTGCTAATCATGACTTTGTCGAAGCCTACAAGTTCCAGACCATTGTCGTCCA GTCCTTTTTGAGAGCATTTCAGTCACACAAAGAGGAAAACTG GGCGCTGCCTGTAATGTTCACTGTCACTCTGGATCTCAGAATATTTGCCAACAAT GCAGAGCAGCAGTTGCAACAAAAGGGCAAAGGTCAACCGGGCGAAATGCTGGAAAAAGCAGCCGAGCAACTTATGAGCTGCTTTCGAGTTTGTGCCAGTGACAA TCGAGCCGGGATTGAGGATTCAAAGAAGTGGGGCATGATGTTTCTAAGCAACCAGCTCTTCAAGATCTACTTTAAG ATCAATAAACTGCATTTGTGCAAGCCACTCATCAGGGCCATCGACAGCTCCAACTTGAAGAACGATTACAGTCCCGCTCAGAAGGTCACCTACAAGTACTACGTGGGCCGCAAggccatgtttgacagtgatTTCAAACCAG CCGAGGAGTTTTTGTCCTTTTCGTTCCGCCACTGCCATCGTGCCAGTCAGAAGAACAAGAGAATGATTCTCATCTACCTGCTGCCTGTCAAGATGTTGCTG GGCCACATGCCGACGCTTCAGCTCCTGGAGAAGTACGACCTCCTGCAGTTTGCACAAGTCACAAAAGCCGTCAG TGACGGGAACCTGCTGTTGCTGAACGAGACGCTGTCCAAACACGAGACCTTCTTCATCCGCTGTGGCATCTTCCTTATCCTAGAGAAGCTGAAGATCATCACGTACAGGAACCTCTTCAAGAAAGT GTACTTACTGCTGAAGACCCACCAGTTGCCTCTGGACACATTCCTGGTGGCCCTGAAGATGATGAAGGTAGAAGATGTCGATGTGGATGAGGTGCAGTGTATCCTGGCGAACCTGATTTACATG ggtcacatCAAAGGTTACATCTCACATCAGCACCAGAAGCTCGTGGTCAGCAAACAGAATCCCTTCCCTTCATTGTCTTCGATCTCCTAA
- the pcid2 gene encoding PCI domain-containing protein 2 isoform X2, whose product MFTVTLDLRIFANNAEQQLQQKGKGQPGEMLEKAAEQLMSCFRVCASDNRAGIEDSKKWGMMFLSNQLFKIYFKINKLHLCKPLIRAIDSSNLKNDYSPAQKVTYKYYVGRKAMFDSDFKPAEEFLSFSFRHCHRASQKNKRMILIYLLPVKMLLGHMPTLQLLEKYDLLQFAQVTKAVSDGNLLLLNETLSKHETFFIRCGIFLILEKLKIITYRNLFKKVYLLLKTHQLPLDTFLVALKMMKVEDVDVDEVQCILANLIYMGHIKGYISHQHQKLVVSKQNPFPSLSSIS is encoded by the exons ATGTTCACTGTCACTCTGGATCTCAGAATATTTGCCAACAAT GCAGAGCAGCAGTTGCAACAAAAGGGCAAAGGTCAACCGGGCGAAATGCTGGAAAAAGCAGCCGAGCAACTTATGAGCTGCTTTCGAGTTTGTGCCAGTGACAA TCGAGCCGGGATTGAGGATTCAAAGAAGTGGGGCATGATGTTTCTAAGCAACCAGCTCTTCAAGATCTACTTTAAG ATCAATAAACTGCATTTGTGCAAGCCACTCATCAGGGCCATCGACAGCTCCAACTTGAAGAACGATTACAGTCCCGCTCAGAAGGTCACCTACAAGTACTACGTGGGCCGCAAggccatgtttgacagtgatTTCAAACCAG CCGAGGAGTTTTTGTCCTTTTCGTTCCGCCACTGCCATCGTGCCAGTCAGAAGAACAAGAGAATGATTCTCATCTACCTGCTGCCTGTCAAGATGTTGCTG GGCCACATGCCGACGCTTCAGCTCCTGGAGAAGTACGACCTCCTGCAGTTTGCACAAGTCACAAAAGCCGTCAG TGACGGGAACCTGCTGTTGCTGAACGAGACGCTGTCCAAACACGAGACCTTCTTCATCCGCTGTGGCATCTTCCTTATCCTAGAGAAGCTGAAGATCATCACGTACAGGAACCTCTTCAAGAAAGT GTACTTACTGCTGAAGACCCACCAGTTGCCTCTGGACACATTCCTGGTGGCCCTGAAGATGATGAAGGTAGAAGATGTCGATGTGGATGAGGTGCAGTGTATCCTGGCGAACCTGATTTACATG ggtcacatCAAAGGTTACATCTCACATCAGCACCAGAAGCTCGTGGTCAGCAAACAGAATCCCTTCCCTTCATTGTCTTCGATCTCCTAA
- the LOC119119461 gene encoding T-box transcription factor TBX19-like, translating into MELVTKLCHCVMQMKVERRQDDDETSSQPSISRLLTAVENELQAGWEKGDPTERGLQVTLEDAELWRKFQHITNEMVVTKTGRRMFPVLKVNVSGLDPGSMYSFLLDFIPADSCRWKFVNGEWLTAGQAEGGGAARDHAGIYVHPDSPNFGAHWMKATVAFNKVKLTNKRNAGGQIMLNSLHKYEPHLHIVCVGSQNRLVSNVFFEETQFIAVTAYQNEELTALKIKHNPFAKAFLDTKDRNLGGRGLAEQMDGNVGIPPCWSLCSPGGGATFSYGGSLSLPSHHQHGYQHRGYAGRHSPYHYLPHCSHPSGVQVLSEGWSSTFSDPPTNNMPTTLASNSSSQYPCLWTTGCGEMSPSPLPCVILQGSMSNEYVMQSHSGNRAGGAWWASDPAQSL; encoded by the exons ATGGAATTGGTGACTAAACTCTGCCATTGTGTCATGCAGATGAAAGTGGAACGGCGACAGGACGATGACGAAACCTCATCGCAGCCCTCCATATCGCGACTGCTGACCGCGGTGGAGAATGAGCTTCAGGCCGGGTGGGAAAAGGGCGACCCCACAGAAAGGGGACTCCAAGTCACTCTGGAGGACGCTGAGCTGTGGAGGAAGTTCCAACACATCACCAACGAGATGGTAGTCACCAAGACTGGCCG ACGCATGTTCCCTGTCCTGAAGGTCAATGTGTCAGGTCTGGACCCGGGTTCCATGTACTCCTTCCTCCTGGACTTCATCCCGGCCGACAGCTGCCGCTGGAAATTTGTCAACGGCGAGTGGCTGACGGCCGGCCAGGCAGAAGGAGGCGGCGCGGCTCGGGACCACGCCGGCATCTACGTGCATCCGGACTCGCCCAACTTTGGAGCTCATTGGATGAAGGCGACGGTGGCCTTCAACAAGGTCAAACTAACCAACAAACGCAATGCGGGAGGACAG ATTATGTTAAACTCCCTTCATAAATACGAACCTCATCTGCACATAGTGTGCGTGGGCTCGCAGAATCGTCTCGTTTCTAACGTGTTCTTCGAAGAGACTCAGTTCATCGCCGTCACCGCCTATCAGAACGAAGAG ctcaCAGCTCTGAAAATCAAACATAATCCTTTCGCCAAAGCATTCCTGGACACCAAAGACAG GAACCTGGGTGGGCGGGGCTTGGCAGAGCAAATGGACGGTAATGTTGGTATTCCACCGT GTTGGTCTCTGTGTTCACCGGGTGGAGGTGCAACTTTTTCTTATGGTGGGAGCCTTTCACTTCCATCCCATCATCAACACGGATACCAGCACCGTGGTTACGCTGGGCGACACTCTCCCTATCACTACCTGCCACACTGCTCGCATCCCTCAG GTGTTCAGGTGTTATCAGAAGGGTGGAGCTCTACCTTCTCCGATCCCCCGACCAACAACATGCCTACAACTTTGGCCTCTAACAGCTCCAG cCAGTATCCTTGTCTATGGACAACTGGCTGCGGTGAGATGAGCCCCTCCCCTTTGCCATGTGTGATTTTGCAAGGATCAATGAGCAACGAGTACGTCATGCAATCTCATAGTGGTAATCGAGCTGGTGGAGCATGGTGGGCTTCTGACCCTGCCCAGTCTCTCTAA
- the LOC119118940 gene encoding vesicle transport protein SFT2B-like encodes MDKLKKVLSGEDGDNNSDGTGILERANQASTLSWGTRMKGFFFCFIFGVLCSILGTCMLWLPWFGLIVFAVLYSVGNICALSSTMFLIGPIKQLKNMFAKERALATVIMLVCLVLTLCSAFWWKSNGLALLFCALQFMAFTWYGLSYIPFARDCILKCCSVCF; translated from the exons ATGGATAAACTGAAGAAGGTGCTGAGCGGTGAAGATGGGGATAATAACTCGGACGGGACCGGAATACTGGAG AGAGCCAATCAGGCTTCGACACTGTCTTGGGGGACAAGGATGAAAGGcttctttttctgtttcatttttggggTTCTGTGCTCCATTTTG GGCACATGTATGCTGTGGTTGCCTTGGTTTGGTCTCATTGTGTTCGCTGTCCTGTACAGTGTGGGAAACATCTGCGCTTTATCCAG CACCATGTTCCTGATTGGACCGATCAAACAGTTAAAGAACATGTTTGCCAAAGAACGAGCACTGGCCACAGTCATCATGCTG GTGTGTCTGGTGCTGACGTTGTGTTCAGCTTTCTGG TGGAAGAGCAACGGCCTTGCACTGCTCTTCTGTGCCTTGCAGTTTATGGCGTTCACCTG GTATGGCCTGTCTTACATCCCATTCGCCAG GGACTGCATCCTCAAATGTTGTTCTGTGTGTTTCTAA
- the gbx2 gene encoding homeobox protein GBX-2 — MSATSSPPFVVMQRPLGSSSAFSIDSLIGGPPQPSPGHFVYTGYPMFMPYRSVMLQPPPPPPPPPASLQPAGHPQHPHSHIPALQGGFCSSLALTSTLMASLPGGFSPSQQHQDAGRKHAEDAKTLASMPAKEDADTSVQAAAARGHASPDESKEDDCARRDESFSMDSDADYSSDDNMMSSAAAGLDDSLHLHGSAGSGSGPPGGGGGGAGGGGGKNRRRRTAFTSEQLLELEKEFHCKKYLSLTERSQIAHALKLSEVQVKIWFQNRRAKWKRVKAGNVNNKSGEPSRNPKIVVPIPVHVSRFAIRSQHQQLEQSRP; from the exons ATGAGTGCGACGTCTAGCCCGCCGTTCGTGGTGATGCAGCGGCCACTCGGAAGCAGCTCCGCCTTCAGCATCGACTCTCTCATCGGGGGGCCTCCGCAGCCCAGCCCGGGACACTTCGTGTACACGGGCTACCCCATGTTCATGCCGTACCGCTCCGTGATGCTGCAACCGCCGCCCCCTCCGCCTCCGCCGCCCGCTTCCCTGCAGCCGGCTGGACATCCCCAGCACCCGCACTCGCACATCCCGGCGCTGCAAGGCGGCTTCTGCTCCAGCCTGGCTCTCACCTCCACGCTCATGGCCTCGCTTCCCGGAGGATTTTCCCCAAGCCAGCAGCACCAGGACGCGGGCCGGAAGCACGCTGAGGACGCCAAGACTTTGGCTTCGATGCCGGCCAAAGAAGACGCGGATACGTCGGTGCAAGCGGCCGCAG CGCGAGGACACGCGAGTCCGGACGAGTCCAAAGAGGACGATTGCGCGCGCAGAGACGAGAGCTTCTCTATGGACAGCGACGCGGACTACAGCTCGGACGACAACATGATGAGCTCCGCGGCGGCCGGGCTGGACGACAGCCTGCACCTCCACGGTTCGGCCGGGTCCGGCTCGGGCCCACCGGGAGGTGGTGGAGGGGGAgctggcggcggcgggggtAAGAACCGGAGGCGGCGGACCGCGTTCACCAGCGAGCAGCTGCTGGAGCTGGAGAAGGAGTTCCACTGCAAAAAGTACCTGTCGCTCACCGAGCGCTCCCAGATCGCGCATGCGCTCAAGCTGAGCGAGGTGCAGGTCAAGATCTGGTTTCAGAACCGGCGCGCCAAATGGAAACGGGTCAAAGCTGGCAACGTCAACAACAAGTCCGGGGAACCGTCGCGGAACCCCAAGATCGTAGTTCCCATCCCGGTGCACGTCAGCCGCTTCGCAATAAGAAGTCAGCACCAGCAGCTGGAGCAGAGCCGACCCTAG